A section of the Chryseobacterium scophthalmum genome encodes:
- a CDS encoding helix-turn-helix domain-containing protein: protein MKEKAQNEDKKKIDAIYQDKISSSELNHFPDNAFTIIILDDCNDGECITDINQYTLNSKQLFIHLPKREYLWKLPSGASGRRLIINDSILETFSPTLKHTFSSQSTYEMIQTNDETYDKFSAEFNAIRKEIHSEMIFPELINARVRLLALMINLWVEEIYGKSVLVHHNNLAFRFHSLLQNYYKTEKSVSFYAKELCITPNYLGVICRKQYKISPLEFIKERIILEAKKLLHSSDKSIKEIAFELGFQNFSHFSYFFRTQTGMTPKNYRSVMDKS from the coding sequence ATGAAGGAAAAAGCTCAAAATGAAGACAAAAAGAAAATCGATGCAATTTATCAGGATAAAATCAGTTCTTCTGAGCTCAATCATTTTCCAGACAATGCTTTTACCATCATTATTTTGGATGATTGTAATGACGGTGAATGCATTACTGATATTAACCAATATACTCTGAACTCAAAACAGTTATTTATCCATCTTCCGAAAAGAGAATATCTGTGGAAATTACCTTCTGGTGCTTCAGGCAGACGATTGATCATTAATGACTCTATCCTTGAAACATTTTCACCAACACTTAAGCATACTTTTTCATCACAGAGTACATATGAGATGATACAGACCAATGATGAAACGTATGATAAATTTAGTGCAGAATTCAATGCTATACGAAAAGAGATTCATTCGGAAATGATATTTCCGGAGCTTATCAATGCAAGGGTAAGACTTCTGGCACTGATGATAAATCTATGGGTAGAAGAAATCTATGGTAAATCTGTTTTAGTTCATCACAATAATCTTGCTTTCCGTTTCCATTCATTGCTACAGAACTATTATAAAACTGAAAAAAGTGTTTCGTTTTATGCGAAAGAGTTATGTATTACACCTAATTATCTGGGAGTTATCTGCAGAAAGCAATATAAAATTTCGCCATTAGAATTCATTAAGGAAAGGATTATATTGGAGGCGAAAAAATTATTGCACAGCTCGGACAAATCAATTAAAGAGATCGCTTTTGAATTAGGCTTCCAAAATTTTTCTCATTTTTCTTACTTTTTCAGAACACAAACGGGAATGACACCTAAAAATTACAGATCGGTTATGGATAAAAGCTAA
- a CDS encoding molybdopterin molybdotransferase MoeA: MITVEQAEKIILSQSRDLGVEEVFYENALGKILAENLYADRDLPPFNRPTVDGIAINFNAYEKGQHSFKIKETQSAGESPIAIDSEDECIEIMTGAALDSSVNTMIRYEDISIENGIATININIKKGQNIHLKGKDKKQGEIITEANQVITPALIGVAASIGKTKLSVKKLPKIVIISTGDEMVNPETVPTEFQLRRSNGVTIKSVLEKYKINADLLHLNDDFELIKTELKRCLQDYDVLLLSGGVSMGKFDYLPQVLDELGVEKLFHKVKQRPGKPFWFGTYGNQKNVFAFPGNPVSVFMCLHRYFIPWLEKSLEISVNSQYAVLQNDIDFPVPLQFFAQVKLSVNSTGLQIAESISTNGSGDFSHLAETNAFMELPLEKNEFKKGEIYKVWKYNF, from the coding sequence ATGATCACAGTAGAACAGGCAGAAAAAATAATACTATCACAATCCCGAGATCTTGGTGTGGAAGAAGTCTTCTATGAAAATGCTTTAGGAAAAATTTTAGCAGAGAATCTTTATGCAGACCGGGATTTACCCCCTTTTAACAGACCAACGGTAGATGGAATTGCCATTAATTTCAATGCTTATGAAAAAGGTCAACACAGTTTTAAAATTAAAGAGACACAATCCGCAGGAGAATCGCCGATTGCTATTGATTCAGAAGACGAATGTATCGAAATAATGACCGGAGCAGCTTTAGATTCTTCAGTAAATACGATGATTCGTTACGAAGACATTTCGATAGAAAACGGAATAGCAACCATTAATATCAACATTAAAAAAGGGCAAAACATCCATCTGAAAGGAAAAGATAAAAAACAGGGCGAAATAATCACTGAAGCCAATCAGGTCATTACTCCGGCATTAATTGGCGTTGCAGCTTCCATTGGAAAAACAAAATTATCTGTAAAAAAATTGCCAAAAATTGTTATTATTTCCACAGGTGACGAAATGGTTAATCCCGAAACGGTTCCGACTGAATTCCAATTGCGGCGTTCCAACGGAGTGACTATAAAATCGGTATTGGAAAAATATAAAATCAATGCAGATTTATTGCATCTGAATGACGATTTCGAACTCATCAAAACAGAACTGAAACGTTGTCTGCAAGATTATGATGTTTTGTTATTGAGCGGTGGCGTTTCAATGGGGAAATTCGATTATCTACCACAAGTTTTAGATGAATTGGGTGTAGAAAAATTATTCCACAAAGTAAAGCAAAGGCCTGGAAAACCGTTCTGGTTTGGAACTTATGGTAATCAAAAAAACGTTTTTGCATTCCCTGGAAATCCTGTTTCGGTGTTTATGTGTTTGCATCGGTATTTTATTCCTTGGCTGGAAAAATCTTTGGAAATTTCGGTGAATTCACAATATGCTGTTTTACAAAATGATATTGATTTCCCTGTTCCGTTGCAGTTTTTTGCACAGGTTAAGTTAAGTGTCAATTCGACAGGGCTACAAATTGCAGAATCCATTAGCACCAATGGCTCGGGAGATTTTTCGCATCTTGCAGAAACCAATGCTTTTATGGAATTGCCTTTAGAAAAAAATGAGTTTAAGAAAGGTGAAATCTATAAAGTTTGGAAGTATAATTTTTAA
- a CDS encoding carbohydrate kinase family protein, which yields MFKNTNLKIVSFGEILFDVFGTEKKVGGAPLNLALRTRSFGFPTTMISAIGNDMNGQELKKYIAENDVNIDTLITNPDHETGVVQVYLNERGSATYDIKFPSAWDFIEITMDIRKSVWQADIFFFGSLICRNAVSKNTLFELLESNPEMYKVFDVNLRAPHYNIDLLKPLMNVSDFIKFNDEEILEIASELGFQSDNLEENIRFIAQNTVTKSICVTRGKHGSILLWDDVFYYHGGFVVEVVDTVGAGDSFLAALIAKLMSDKAPQNALDFASAVGAIVASRSGANPEITTAEIDNYLKKDHSTS from the coding sequence ATGTTTAAGAATACAAACCTGAAAATTGTAAGTTTCGGAGAAATACTATTTGATGTTTTCGGGACAGAAAAAAAAGTAGGCGGTGCCCCTCTTAATTTAGCATTAAGGACGCGATCTTTCGGGTTTCCAACCACGATGATCAGTGCCATAGGCAATGATATGAATGGTCAGGAACTGAAAAAATATATTGCTGAAAACGATGTGAATATTGATACTCTAATTACTAATCCTGATCATGAAACAGGGGTTGTACAGGTCTATCTTAATGAAAGAGGATCTGCAACCTACGATATTAAATTTCCATCTGCTTGGGACTTTATTGAAATAACAATGGATATAAGGAAGTCTGTCTGGCAAGCTGATATTTTCTTTTTCGGAAGTCTTATTTGTCGAAATGCTGTTTCAAAAAACACATTATTTGAGCTTCTTGAAAGTAATCCCGAAATGTATAAAGTTTTTGATGTCAACCTTAGGGCTCCTCATTATAATATTGATTTATTAAAGCCTTTAATGAATGTTTCCGACTTTATTAAATTCAATGATGAGGAAATTCTGGAGATCGCTTCAGAATTAGGGTTTCAATCCGACAATTTAGAAGAAAACATTAGATTTATTGCACAAAATACTGTTACAAAATCCATTTGCGTAACCAGAGGTAAACATGGTTCCATATTACTTTGGGATGATGTTTTTTATTATCATGGAGGTTTTGTTGTTGAAGTTGTTGACACTGTGGGTGCAGGTGATTCTTTTCTTGCCGCACTAATTGCAAAGTTGATGAGTGATAAAGCTCCTCAGAATGCATTAGATTTTGCGAGTGCTGTCGGGGCAATCGTCGCCAGCCGTTCAGGTGCTAACCCGGAAATAACAACTGCTGAGATCGACAACTACCTGAAAAAAGACCACTCAACAAGTTAA
- the moaA gene encoding GTP 3',8-cyclase MoaA encodes MLTDKFGRTINYLRLAVVDRCNLRCTYCMPENGLTWIKQKELMTDEEMLRICSVFAEMGVNKIRITGGEPFVRKNCIEFFEKISLLEGLTDLTLTTNGILTEQYIPQLKKFGIKSVNLSLDTLDKERFFKITRRKSFDKVMKTLESLLKYNIKVKINAVVMENQNIEDIIPLVMLAKELPVDVRFIEEMPFNGNDTEVSLKWNYIQIYNYIRDHFPEIEKIEDPKSSTSYNYKIPGFSGDIGIIAAYTRSFCGDCNRIRITPTGVLRTCLYEGGSVNLKDEIRSGKTDEELKSIITAIIQKKPKDGWEAQKFNLTEEQIHQSMATIGG; translated from the coding sequence ATGCTTACAGATAAATTCGGAAGAACTATAAATTACCTGAGACTGGCTGTTGTAGATCGGTGCAATCTCCGTTGTACATATTGTATGCCGGAAAATGGACTGACGTGGATAAAACAAAAAGAACTGATGACTGACGAAGAAATGCTCAGAATCTGTTCAGTGTTTGCAGAAATGGGGGTTAATAAGATCAGAATAACCGGAGGTGAACCATTTGTAAGGAAAAACTGTATCGAATTTTTTGAAAAAATATCACTTTTAGAAGGACTTACCGACCTTACATTAACCACTAATGGTATTCTTACCGAACAGTATATTCCTCAACTTAAAAAATTTGGAATAAAGTCTGTCAATCTCAGCCTCGATACTTTGGACAAAGAACGTTTTTTTAAAATTACCCGCAGAAAAAGCTTTGATAAAGTAATGAAGACATTAGAATCCTTACTAAAATATAATATCAAAGTAAAGATCAATGCTGTAGTAATGGAAAATCAGAACATAGAAGATATTATTCCTTTGGTAATGTTGGCTAAAGAACTTCCTGTTGATGTACGTTTTATTGAAGAAATGCCTTTTAATGGAAACGATACTGAGGTTTCCCTAAAATGGAATTATATCCAGATTTACAATTATATTAGGGATCATTTTCCTGAAATAGAAAAAATCGAAGACCCGAAAAGTTCTACCTCATACAATTACAAAATTCCCGGATTTTCAGGTGACATAGGAATTATTGCAGCTTATACACGTTCATTTTGCGGAGATTGTAACAGAATACGGATTACTCCGACCGGAGTTTTAAGAACCTGTCTTTATGAAGGAGGAAGTGTCAATTTAAAAGATGAGATCCGTTCCGGAAAAACTGATGAAGAATTAAAAAGTATTATTACGGCTATCATACAGAAAAAACCGAAAGACGGGTGGGAAGCTCAAAAATTTAATTTGACAGAGGAACAAATTCATCAGTCAATGGCAACAATAGGAGGATAA